CTATTGGGAATTTTATTAAGTCAGAAGATTACAAAAAAGAAAAACATGTACCTGTAATTGAATTACCAGATTCAATAAAAGCTGGAGAGGAATTCCAAGTAAAAGTATCAGTTGGCAAGGAGATTAAACATCCAAATTTAACTGAGCATTTTATTGCATGGATTGAGCTATTTTTTAACTCAAAAGATGGTAAAAATGTAACACATTTAGGAAAGGCTGAATTTTTATCACACGGAGAGTCAACCGAGGGTCCTAACAAAGGATATGCATATACTGAACCTGTTGCATTGTTTAATATAAAATTAGATAAACCTGGAACACTTGTAGCTGTGAGCTATTGCAATATCCATGGTTTGTGGGAAAATACTGTAGAGGTAAACATTTAAAAATAAAACAGGTGGGAGAT
The Deferribacterota bacterium genome window above contains:
- a CDS encoding class II SORL domain-containing protein, with translation MSTIGNFIKSEDYKKEKHVPVIELPDSIKAGEEFQVKVSVGKEIKHPNLTEHFIAWIELFFNSKDGKNVTHLGKAEFLSHGESTEGPNKGYAYTEPVALFNIKLDKPGTLVAVSYCNIHGLWENTVEVNI